The Pseudomonas alkylphenolica genomic sequence AGCCCCGTTTACCAGAAACTGTACAACTCAAACCTTGTCAAAGCAGCGGCGAATCACTCTTCGGCAAAGTAATCGCTATCGAGCTGCTTCACCTCGTAGACCTCCTTAACGCTCACCCCCAAATTGTGCTCGACCATCAACTGAGCAAGCTCGACACCATCGATCAACACCACCTTGATATCCAGACCAAGCGCCGCGTCTCTCGCGCCCATGGAAAAGTCCGAGGTAGTGATGAACACACCCTTGCGTGCCCGTTGGCGGGTCAGTGCGCCGATGAACTTGTCGATCTCCGGGCGATGCACTGTGTTGCTCCAGCGCTTGGCCTGCAGGTAGATCACGTCGAGGCCAAGCTTGTCTTCCTTGATGGTGCCGTCGATACCACCGTCATTGGTGAGCTGAGTTGCTTTGCCGGCTTCCTTGCGTGAGCCTCCGTAACCCATGGCTAGCATCAGATCGACCACCACTTGTTCGAAGAAACTCGGCGTTGCTGCCCGCACCTGAGCAAGCAGCTCATCAGCCAGTGACTGCATCAGCGCCTGATGAGCTTCGGCTAACTGTTCGTCTGGAGTGGTTTCTGAGCTGGCGATATCCAGCACCACAGGGATGTCTGTCGTCTGTGGCTTGGCGGTATGGAAGTCGGCGAACTCGGGGAATTGCTTTAACCAGCTCACAGTAATGCGCTCTGGCCCATTGGACAGAGCATCAAGGCCACGTGCAGTGATCTGCACCATGCCCTTGGCTGGAATGGTCAGTAGCCCTGCCTTGTTCAGATAAGTCCGAGCCCAGCCAACGCGGTTGTTGATTACTGTCTGATGCCCGGAAGGCAGGTGCTCTTTGCGCTCCTCCTCAGTCAGTTGGAACTGATCAGCTACCCGCTCGCGTAGTTCGCTGAGCGGCAGCGGCGCGCCGTTTTGCACAGTGGCTAGCACAGGCCGCATCACGCTTTGGAAATCCGGAATTGCCATTGTCACTCCCTGGACCTATTGGCCGCTCTCCGCGAGGCCAGCCGCCGACTTCAGTATCGTAAAAATCACCAAAGCAAATGCCCGGCTCTTGGTTTCGTTATCCAGCACACGTTCGGGGAACAAGCCGTGAATCACTTGAGCCACCCAACAATTCCTTGGGCAAGGCAAAACACCGAGTTTAACCCGTCGAACTGCCTAGATGTCACAGGCAATACTGGACGATAGATATTTGAGGGATGCTGGCTGGAACCAGGTGCGCTAAAGACCTTGTTCTACAAATGTTTCAGGCATTAAAAAGCCGGCTTGTGGGCGGCGTTTTATATTGTCCAGTGTATTGATTTATATGGATTTATTTTGTAATTAAGTATCTATCCCCCCACTTGTCCCCCCATCCTGGCTCTGCGTGCAGTCGTCCGTCTCCTGAGCGTATGGACAGATGAACTGGGAGACTGATACCTTATCAAAAGGTAATACCTTTAGATAACGAGGGTTTGGCTATGGCCACTTCTATCAAAATTGATGACGAGCTGAAAAATCGCATTCAGCACCTAGCTGGTCTGCGTCAACGTTCGTCCCACTGGATTATGCGCGAAGCGATAGCGCAGTACGTCGAGCGCGAAGAGGCCCGCGAGGGCTTTAAACAGGAAGCCCTGGCTTCGTGGGCAGCGTATCAGGAAACGGGGCGGCATCTGACCGGCCAAGAGACTCGGACCTGGCTAAATACCTGGGGCACCGATGCTGAGGCGGAGCTTCCCAAGTGCCACGATTGATTATCACTGAAGGCGCTGCGCAAGGGCTGGAGCGTTGCCGTCAGTTTCTTGTCGAGAAAGGTCCGCAGGTAGCTCGGCGTGCTGCCCAGGCGATTGAGCGACAACTTGCTCGACTAGAAGAAGGGCCGGAAGTAGGTCGTCCATTCCCAGAACTGCCGGAACTGCGTGAGCTGATAATCGAGTTCGGTGAGTCGGGGTATGTTGCGCTCTATCGGCATGAGCGGGAGGATGACGCTGTATATGTACTGGCCTTTCGGCATCAGAAAGAAGTCGGTTACTGAGTATTTGTCCTTGCGACCTCGGCGTCATAGTCCAAAGCATGGTTGGATAGGGCTGATAATCATGCGCTATGACTGGCTTCGACTGGTAATGGTGCTTGTGCCTTTAGAGGTCGGTTTCTCAGCTAACTCTCCCAAGAAGCAATGCGGAAAATCTCTCGATAGGCTTGGCAATCTTGTTCCCGATTGTCTTGTCTCGTCGGGATGGTCGGCAATGGGCGGAGCTGCATCTATTGATATAGCTATTAACTATCTAATCCAGTGATTCAATAGTAACAAGCACTAACCCATGCTCAGCATGGACTACCAGCAGAGGAAAAGGAGAACGGTTAAAAAATCCACATCACGTACTAGGTATGAGTCAATCAACCAGGTACCCACCATGAGCAATCGTAAGACCTACACCCACCTCTCCCAATCCGACATTGCCCTTCAAATTGAGTCACTCGTCCAGGCTATCGAGAAGACTGACGCACCAGCATTCCGAATCACGCAAAGCCGATCAGGCTATGAGCGTCTCGAAGAGACCAGGCTCTCCCGATACTTCACCCACATCAAGCAAATGGTCGACCTGTTCGATGATCGGGTGGAGTACAGCTACAGCGAGCACCTGCAAGCATTCAGGGAGGCTTGCCAGGACGTAGGCCTTGAGCGCCGTCTTGACGGTCCGATCTGTCCGAATGAACGGGGTACGGCTTATCTGGATCACCACCACAGCATGAATGTCCTGACAGCACGGATTCGTCAATTGACCCGTGAGCTGCGGTATCGGCGCAAGAGTGGGGATCGCAGCGTTGAGGCGCGTAAGCAGGAGAAGGAGATCACTGGGTACACGGATGCTCTGGTGAGCCTTTATTCGCGTACTACGATCGTCAGAGTCAATCTTTACTATCGCTCAGAGGCTCAGGCCAGGCTACGAGTTGAGCACGTATTTGATGACCTGCAGCAGTTAGTGATCACGCATAAACGCAATCCGATCTTTGAACATCTTATCGGCTACATCTACTCGGTGGAGCAGGGTGACCGGAATGATGGTCAGGGCTATCACATCCATGCTGCTTACTTCTTTAATGGCAACGTGGTCTGCCGGGATGTCTGGAAAGCCATCGAGATCGGTGGCTTGTGGGAAGACATTACGCGTGGTCAGGGCTACATGGAAAGCTGCAACCACGACAAGGATCGATATGGAGATAAGTGCGGCATTGGCCAGATCCAGAGGGGAGATCAAGCGATTCGACCTCATATCCACAGGGCAATGAAGTATCTCGTCAAAAACGCCCAGCACCTGCGCTTGAGGCCTGAGGGTGCTCGATGCCTGCGGACGGGGCAGCTGAAGCATCCTTGTCGAGGGTGAAATATTCAAACCTCTGGTGTGCACATGGACTGCGCTTTCCTCTGACTCACCATGTGAAAACTCAACAGACCCTAGTGATTCCAGCATGCCTGTCAGTGCTGTGATTTGATTGATTTGGAATCTTCGGGGCGTAACTAGCGGTTCACTCGAGGTTGGACCCATTCCGGAATTCCCGAATAGTATCCAAGAATGACCTTAGTATTGGTGATTGGTCATCAGCCCGGTAGATGCAATTCAAGTCAACGCCAGAGTTCTCCGGTATATCGCTTAGAGGGCGATAAACGACTCCGGGCAGCGCCAGCACACAGGCGGATTCCGGCACCAAACAGACACCGAAATTACTGGCTACCAAAGCTACGCCGGTCAGCGTGTCACCAACCTCCTGAACCACGTGCGGCGTAAAGCCCTTCTGCTGGCACATGCTCATGACTTTGTCGACAAAGCTGGGGCGCGGCCCGGATGGAAATACGATCAGAGGATGATCAGCCAGCACTCGAAATGGGATTTCTTCCTGACGAGCTAAAGCGTGATTCTCATTGACCGCCAGCAGAATTTTCTCTGTTGTTACGACCTCATTAGCGATGTCGTTTAGAGGTGCAATGAACCTGTTGAAGCCCACATCGATGCGCCGCTGCCGCAAGGCTTCGATTTGGGCCTCCTTGGTCATGTTGTGAAGGACCATCTTCACGTCGGGAAAGGCACCGCGAAACATCAGTAGCAGCTTGGGAATCGTGTCGAGAATCCCTGAACCGAAGATTGCAATATCTAGTCGGCCAAGTTTGCCCTGGCCCGCCCGTTGAGTACGTTCAGTCGCTTGCTCTACCACTGAGCGAATGTTGCGCGCCTCATCGAGTAGTAGCTCACCCGCTGGAGTCAGCTCCATCCCGCGTGGCGTGCGCGTAAACAGTTGCACGCCTAGGTCCTCTTCCAGTTGTTGAATCTGCCGTGTCAGGGGCGGTTGGGAAATGTGCAGGCGGACAGCGGCGCGGCCGATATTCTTTTCTTCGGCGACGGCGACGAAATAGCGCAAATGGCGTAGTTCCATGGTGCAGCCTTGTACTGAGTAAGGTCGGAGGGCTGTTTAAAGTGCCCAGGCTTTGTGGTTCAGCGTGAATCATACGGCTCTCAGGCCATTCGCCATTGTTTTTGCGACCGTGCAGAAATCATGGGAAGCGGGCTGATGATAGCGGATGTGTTCATACCTTAAAGGTATTAGGGTTTTGATTTTATGGTATTGGACGGTAATCCTCGGCGGTAATAGTTTGTGATTCGAGAGCACAGACCCATAGCGCGCCCAGAGCGCTAAT encodes the following:
- a CDS encoding restriction endonuclease; this encodes MAIPDFQSVMRPVLATVQNGAPLPLSELRERVADQFQLTEEERKEHLPSGHQTVINNRVGWARTYLNKAGLLTIPAKGMVQITARGLDALSNGPERITVSWLKQFPEFADFHTAKPQTTDIPVVLDIASSETTPDEQLAEAHQALMQSLADELLAQVRAATPSFFEQVVVDLMLAMGYGGSRKEAGKATQLTNDGGIDGTIKEDKLGLDVIYLQAKRWSNTVHRPEIDKFIGALTRQRARKGVFITTSDFSMGARDAALGLDIKVVLIDGVELAQLMVEHNLGVSVKEVYEVKQLDSDYFAEE
- a CDS encoding CopG family ribbon-helix-helix protein; translation: MATSIKIDDELKNRIQHLAGLRQRSSHWIMREAIAQYVEREEAREGFKQEALASWAAYQETGRHLTGQETRTWLNTWGTDAEAELPKCHD
- a CDS encoding type II toxin-antitoxin system RelE/ParE family toxin — its product is MPRLIITEGAAQGLERCRQFLVEKGPQVARRAAQAIERQLARLEEGPEVGRPFPELPELRELIIEFGESGYVALYRHEREDDAVYVLAFRHQKEVGY
- a CDS encoding inovirus-type Gp2 protein, which encodes MSNRKTYTHLSQSDIALQIESLVQAIEKTDAPAFRITQSRSGYERLEETRLSRYFTHIKQMVDLFDDRVEYSYSEHLQAFREACQDVGLERRLDGPICPNERGTAYLDHHHSMNVLTARIRQLTRELRYRRKSGDRSVEARKQEKEITGYTDALVSLYSRTTIVRVNLYYRSEAQARLRVEHVFDDLQQLVITHKRNPIFEHLIGYIYSVEQGDRNDGQGYHIHAAYFFNGNVVCRDVWKAIEIGGLWEDITRGQGYMESCNHDKDRYGDKCGIGQIQRGDQAIRPHIHRAMKYLVKNAQHLRLRPEGARCLRTGQLKHPCRG
- a CDS encoding LysR substrate-binding domain-containing protein, which produces MELRHLRYFVAVAEEKNIGRAAVRLHISQPPLTRQIQQLEEDLGVQLFTRTPRGMELTPAGELLLDEARNIRSVVEQATERTQRAGQGKLGRLDIAIFGSGILDTIPKLLLMFRGAFPDVKMVLHNMTKEAQIEALRQRRIDVGFNRFIAPLNDIANEVVTTEKILLAVNENHALARQEEIPFRVLADHPLIVFPSGPRPSFVDKVMSMCQQKGFTPHVVQEVGDTLTGVALVASNFGVCLVPESACVLALPGVVYRPLSDIPENSGVDLNCIYRADDQSPILRSFLDTIREFRNGSNLE